The genome window GAATACCAAGCGTGCCAATCACCGTGATCCCGAGAGCTTGGGCTGTCTTGCGAGCTTGCTTGTCATCCGCCAGTAACAAGTCCGCGTGAAGTTCAGCGGCTAGGCTGATCGCTTCTCTCTCGCCGAGCCCACTTGGTAGTGGCGTTGCAAGAAGCATAGTCGGCGCAAGTATGGTTAGCCAGGGCGGCGGCCCTTCTAAAACGGCCTTGACGATATCTGGCGTACTGGGATGGGAGAGTTCCTTAACGACGCCGGGGGTCAAAATAACCGCGCCAAACAGTTGCGGCAAAAGGTCGATCAGCCCGAGTTGGGCAAGGATGTTGAGGGGCGTAGTGTCGGATACGACAATCATGCGCCGTTCGTTCCAAGGACACGGGAGAGATTCTCCCTGTCGGCCTCGAAATCCTCAAGCGAATAGTTGAGCGATACGCCGCGATGGCCCAGCCATTCCAGTGCGGTGATGGTCGTTTCGAACCCGAGTGCGGCCGCGACTTCACCCAAGCTCAGTTTACCGGCCCGGTAACCCTCAATGCACATCGACTCAAGTGCGACGCGATCAAGATTATTGCCAAACGCCCGCTGAAACGCGGCTTCGGTGTTCTCAGAAATGTGGACGGTGACTGTCATCGGCAACCCTCTCAATGGCGTTTCCGCTAGAATTCATTCTAGCACAGCCCCCTGAGGGTAGCAGTCCCAACCCTCTACTTCCGCGCCACGCGAAGCTGCGCCCGCGCCCGTTGCTGATCACGTTCGCGAATGGCCAACAGTTCCGGCGTGTTGGCGGGCCGAGATTTGGCGGCTTCCAGTTGCGTTTGCGCTTTGCCGGCGTCGAGTTTCTTGGCGGGCACCGCGTTGTTGGTGAGTACCGAGACGATGTTGTCCGCGAATTCGACGAAACCGCCGTCAACGTAGTAGCGCGTCGTTTGTCCGGCGTTGACGATCCGCAATTCGCCGTAGCCCAGGCGCCCGATCATCGGGGTATGGCCCGGCGCAACTCCCAGCTCGCCGTCGTACAACGGCAGCGCCACAAAATCAGCCGGCAGATCCTCAACGGTCTGTTCCGGCGTCACGACGATGCATTTAAGCTGGGGCATGGGGGATAAATTCAAAGTCAAAAGTTAGCGAGCAGAACGGTTCATCGATCTAGAACGCATTCGGCCGCGTTCGTCCTTCATCATCATGCATTCACTACTTCTTCGCCGCCATCTTCTTCGCCTGCTCTTCGGCTTGCTCAATCGCGCCGACGTACATGAAGGCTTGTTCGGGGAGGTGGTCCCACTTGCCGTCGGCGATTTCCTCGAAGCTGCGGATCGTGTCGGCCAGCGGCGTGATTTCGCCCGGCTTGCCCGTGAACACCTCGGCCACGAGGAACGGCTGCGAGAGGAACCGCTCCATGCGGCGGGCGCGGGAGACGACCAATTTGTCTTCCTCGCTCAACTCGTCGATACCGAGAATCGCGATGATGTCTTGCAACTGGCGGTAGCGTTGCAACGTCCGCTGCACGCGGCGCGCGATGGCGTAATGCCGGGCGCCCACGTATTGCGGATCGAGAATGCGGCTCGACGAGGCCAGCGGATCGACCGCGGGGTAAATGCCCTTTTCGGAGATAGAGCGTTCCAGATAAAGGAACGCGTCCAACTGGCCGAAGGCCGTGGCCGGAGCGGGATCGGTCGGATCGTCGGCCGGCACGTACACGGCTTGCACCGAGGTGATGGCGCCCTTCGACGTCGATGCGATGCGTTCCTGCAACGCGCCCATCTCCGTGGCCAGCGTCGGCTGATAACCCACGGCGCTCGGCATACGTCCGAGGAGGGCGGACACTTCGCTGCCCGCTTGCGAGAAGCGAAAGATGTTGTCGACGAACAACAGCGTGTCGGTGCCGGTCGTGTCGCGGAAGTATTCGGCCATCGTCAACGCCGACAGCGCCACGCGGAGACGCGCGCCGGGCGGCTCGTTCATCTGGCCGAACACCATGCACGTTTGCTCGATAACGCTGCGGCCGGTATCGCCGATCTTGGCTTCCTGCATTTCGAGCCAGAGGTCCGTTCCTTCGCGGGTCCGCTCGCCGACGCCGGCGAACACCGACGAACCGCCGTGCGCACTGGCGATACGGGCGATCAACTCGGTGAGAATGACCGTCTTGCCGAGGCCGGCCCCGCCGAACAACCCGGCCTTACCGCCGCGGACGAACGGCGTGAGCAGGTCGATGACCTTGATGCCGGTCTCGAACACTTCGGTCTTCGTGGAGAGCTCGGTCACGGCCGGGGCGTCGCGATGGATCGGCCAATACTCGTCGGCCGCCACCGGGCCGCGGTTGTCGATCGGTTCGCCCACGAGGTTGAACACGCGGCCGAGCGTCGCCTTGCCGACCGGCACTTTGATCGGGCCGCCGGTGTCGAGGCACTTCTGGCCGCGCACCAGACCGTCGGTGGAGCCGAGGGCCACGACGCGGACGCGCCCGCCGCCGAGATGCTGCTGCACCTCGCCGGTGAGATTGACGCTCACCCCTTTGTGCTCGCCTTGAACCTTCACGGCGTTGTAAATCGCCGGCAATTGATTGTCATCGAACTCGACGTCAAACGTCGACCCGATAACCTGCGTGATGCGACCGTAGTTCTGTGCAGTAGCGGTGGACATGTTCTCTTGCTCGATATCGTGTGCGATGGTTCGCGTAGGTTGCCGTCCAAATGATGAATGATGAATGGCAAAGTCAGTTTCCAATTTATCATTCATTATTCTACATTCATCATTCCCTCTATTGTTTCAACGCTTCCACGCCGCCCATCAGGTCCAATAGTTCGGACGTGATCTGGCCTTGACGGGCGCGGTTGTAGGTCATGCTGAGGCTCTTGATCAGGCCGTCGGCGTTTTCCGTGGCGGCCTTCATAGCCACGCGGCGGGCGATCTGTTCGCTGACCGCGGCGTCGAGGAAGCACTTGAAGAGCTTCACCTTGAAGCTCGTCGGCACCACCTCTTCCAGAATGCTTTCGGCCGACGGCAGAACTCGTACTGCGTGGCTTGCGCCGCGTTTTGCACGGCCGCGTCGGCGCCAGTCAGCGTTCCCAAGGGCAGCAACGTCTCGACGACCGCGACCTGCCGGCTGGCGCTCTCGAACCGCGTGTAGGCCACGTCGAGCCGATCGAGTTGCCCGGTGACGTACTCGTCCAGGTACCGGCTCGCCAGTTCGTCGACTTCGGGGAACGTCGGCTTGTCTTCGAAATGCAAATACGTGGCGTCTGGCTTGATCTCACGGAACTTGAAGGCCGAGATGCCGCGTTTGCCGGAGACTTCCAAGGTCGTCTTCGGCGCCAGCTTCTGCAGTTCCGCCCAGCGGGCCACGGCGAACCGGATCACGTTGCCGTTGTAGCCGCCGCAGAGGCCGCGATTGGCCGTCAGCACTAGCAACTTGGCGTGCTTGATTTCCTCGCGCGGCTCCAGCAGCGGATGCGTCACCGCCAGGCCGGCGTTGGCCAGATTGGCGACGACCTGCGTGATCCGCTTCGTGTACGCGGTCGAGGCCGCGGCGCGATCCATCGCCTTCTTGAAGCGCGCGGTCGCGATCAACTCCATCGTCCGCGTGATCTTGCGGATGTTCTTGACGGACTTGCGACGTTTATCGAGCGCTCGTGCTTTGGCCATGAGTTATTGTCAGTTCAAGTAATCAGCCGCAGGGTGGCTGGGTATCGGTAGAGCTCGCCCTTGTTGGATTTCACCGCCGCGACGATCGGCATGACGAAGCCGTACACGGCCGCCACGATCAACAGGACGATGCCAATGCCGACGCACACCAGGATCCCGGAGATCAACAGCAGCAGCGTCAGCGTGATTTGGAAGTTGAGCGACTCCTTACCTTGATCGTCAATGAACGGATGCTTTTCGCGGCTCACCAACCACACCACCAACGGGCCCAGCAGGTTGCCGAACGGGACCACATACCCGGCCAGCGACGAGAGATGGCAAAACATCGCCCATTGGCAGGCGTCCTGGTTCGGCGCTTCGCTGATCGGCGGCGGCGTGGACGGCGGGGCTCCAAACGGGTTATCGGAACTGGGAATCGGGGGTACGTCGGACATCGAGCGGCTCCAGAGCTAAGACTTTGGCCGTGATCGCGGCCAACCTTCGATCTATTCGCTGCTCCGTAGTGGTGCTTGGCTCGTGCTGCTACTTCTAATTGCATCGATTGCGTTCATGCGCTCAGAACGCCGAGGGCGTGACAAATAATAGCCAGGGGTGCAAACCCCTGGAAAAGATCGTCATCACCTTCGTTTGAGCCCCAACGGGGCGACACAATGGTTGTCTTCGGATTGTGTCGCCCCGTTGGGGCTTCAATGTGCTTGCTCTCCTCTCAACCAGGGGTTTGCACCCCTGGCTATTGCCTGCCGCCCCTGCGGGGCTGAATCTGCGGAAACTTTGCTTCTGACCGAGTCGTCGGACCTAGGCCTTCCCTGCCGTCGCCGGGACGCCTTGGACCTCGTCGTATTTGCTGGCGAATTGTTTTTGGTAGACGGCGATGGCTTCCTCGAATTGCTTGGCCAGGTCGTCGGAAATGTCTTTTGTTTCCACCAGCTTCGCGCGGACGTCGGGGCGTTGTTCCTTGATGAAGGTGAGGAAGCCCGACTCCCATTCGGCGCATTTGTCCAGCGGAATCTTGTCCAAGTGCCCGCGGGTGCCGGCGTAGATGCTGAGGACTTGATCGAACACGTCCATCGGCACGTATTGGCCCTGCTTGAGCAGTTCGACCATGCGGTAGCCGCGATCGAGCCGCGATTGCGTGGCCGCGTCGAGGTCGGTGCCGAGTTGGGCGAAGGCTTCTAACTCGCGGAAGGATGCTAAGTCCAATCGCAAACCGCCAGCGACCTTTTTCATCGCCTTGATCTGAGCGTTGCCGCCGACGCGAGAGACTGAAATACCGGCGTTCATGGCCGGGCGGATGCCGGCGAAGAACAAGTCCGGTTGCAGGTAGATCTGCCCGTCCGTGATCGAGATCACGTTCGTGGGAATGTACGCGGAGACTTCGCCTTCCAGCGTTTCGATGATCGGCAATGAAGTCAACGAGCCGCCGCCGAGCTCGTCGCTCAATTTGGCGGAGCGCTCTAGCAGTCGGCTGTGGCAGTAGAACACGTCGCCCGGGAAGGCCTCGCGACCGGGCGGACGTCGCATCAACAGCGAAAGTTGGCGATACGCGACGGCTTGCTTCGACAGATCGTCATAGACGATCAGGCAGTGGCCGCCGTTGTACATGAAGTACTCGGCCATGGCGGTGCCCGCGTACGGCGCGACATATTGCAACGGCGCCGGCGAACTGGCGCCCGACACAATCACCGTCGTGTAGTCCATGGCGCCGGCGGCGCGGAGGGCTTCGATCACGTTCGCGACAGTCGATTCCTTTTGACCGATCGCGACGTAGAAGCACTTCACGCCGGAGTTTTTCTGATTGATGATGGCGTCGATGCCGATCGCCGTCTTGCCGGTCTTGCGGTCGCCGATTACCAGTTCGCGCTGACCGCGACCAACGGGCGTCATCGCGTCGATCGCCTTGATGCCGGTCTGCATCGGCTCTTTCACCGGCTGACGTCCGGCGATGCCGGGCGCCATGAATTCCACCGGGCGGCGATCGGACGTGACGATCGGACCTTTGCCGTCCATCGGATTGCCGAGGGGATCGACGACGCGCCCGATCAGCGCATCGCCCACCGGCACGCTCAATAGGCGGCCCGTGCTTTTGACTTCGTCACCCTCGGCGATTTGCAGGTAATCGCCAAGAATGATCACGCCTACCGAGTTTTCTTCCAAATTGAAGGCCTGCCCGATCGTCCCGTTGGGGAACTCGACCATCTCGCTGGCCATCACGTTCGACAGTCCATAAATGCGCGCGATGCCGTCGCCCACTTCCAGAACGCGCCCGACTTCACGGACGTCGATCTCGGATTGGTACTGCTCGATCTCACGCTGAATGACTGAAGCGATCTCGTCGGCTCTGAATTTCATGCACGCTCCTGTCGATCATCTGCAGGCGCAGTTGCTCCAGATGCCGGGCAACCGAGCCGTCGTAAACGGTATCTCCCACGCGGATCACAAGGCCGCCAATCAGTTCCGGGTCGACTTCCCGGACCAATTGAGGTTCTCCTCGCAACATCCCGCGGAGGCGTTCGGTGAGTTGTTTTTCGCTGGCCGCGTCGAGCGGCGTCGCGGATCGGACGACCACGGGGATACGTCCGCGTAACTTGTCATAGACTTCGTGCGCGGCCCGGCGAATCGCCCGCAGGCAATTCAACCGACCGTGATTGGCGGTGACCTTGAGGAAGTTCAGGAACAGCGTCGAGGCCTGGCTCTTAAGAGCCCGATCCAAGAGCGCCGCCTTTTCTTCCGCCGACACGAGCGCCGTGGAGAGCAAGGAATCGAACTGCGGCAGCTTGTCCAGCACGTCCTCGATGAAGGAATCGAACTCGGCCAGGATCGCCTCGGATTGCCCCGCCGCTTCCGTCGCACCGATCAACGAACGCGCGTACATGACGCCCACCTGCTGTTCGCCGGTGTCGATGCGTTCGTGGTTCTTGGCGTTGTTAGGCATGGGCTTCCGAATTCGGGTCACACTAGCCCATAGCGCAAGCGAGGGAGAGTGGACTTGGCGTACACGTTTGAAGCATCACCCGAGTCAACTCTCCCTCGCTTGCGCTACGGGCTAGTGTGGGCGGGCGATGCGTTTCTCAAATTAGTTTCTGCTAGCGTCTCCGCTGGGCAGCTTGGCGATTGCTTCTTGCACAAGCTTGGCGTGATCGACTTGCTGCAATTCCTTCCGCACGATCTGGCTGGCCAGGCCGATCGCCAGATCGGTGCTCCGCTCGGCCAGTTCCTTGAGAGCTTGGCCTTTCGCGGTATCGATCTCGCGCTTCGCCCGATCCATTTCCGTCTGCGCGTCTAACCGAGCCTTGGCCAGCAACTCCTGCTGGGCATGCTCAGCGTCCTTGCGGGCGTCATCCAAGATCGCCCGCACCTGATCCTGCGCCGCGGCAAGTTTGCGGTCGTACTCCCCAAGCAATTGTTTGGCTTCCGCGTTTTGCCGTTCGGCGGCGGCGATATGCTCGGCGATCTTGTGCTCGCGTTCTTCCAGCGCCGCGTTAATCGGCTTCCAGGCGAACTTGGTGAGGATCGCCAAGAGAATCAAGAACACCACGAAGGAGTAAATCGCCAAGTCCGACTTGAACTCCTCCGGCTGCTTGTTGACGCCGACTTCGCCGATATGCTCGTGCGCGCCGGCGTGAGCATCGTGCGCCGCCGCCGGTTCGGCGTGTTGCACTTCGCCTTCCGTGGCCACTTCCGCCTCCGCGCCCTGCGCCAAGACGGACGCTGGCAGCGCGACGACGAGAGCCACGGCCAACATTGCGCCGACAAATCGAGCGAACATGATCGACACCTTGCCTCAAGGAACCTTGAAACGCCTGTCCTAGACGGCGGTCATGCAGATATACAGCGCGAAGAACGTGAAGCCTTCGATCAAAGCGGCCGCGATGATCATGGCCGTTTGAATGTTGCCGGCCACTTCGGGCTGACGAGCCATGCTCTCCAACGCCGCCGAAGCCAACTTGCCGATGCCCGAGGCGGCGCCAATCACGACGAGTCCCACGCCGAACGCGGCGCTCAGGTTAATCAACGTCCAGCCAGCAGCGGCCGGCGTCGTCGGAGTGACTGGATCCTGCGCCAACGCGGGCGTCACCAACGACAGTGTCACGACGGCCATCAAGGCCATGATCCGCACAAACTTGATCACGAATCGATCTCCCATGGAAAAAAGTTCACGTCTCCTGTCGATCGTTCGAGTGGCATCAATGATGATGCACCGCCGCTCCGATAAACAGGGCCGACAAATAGGTGAAGACATATGCC of Planctomycetia bacterium contains these proteins:
- a CDS encoding DUF3368 domain-containing protein, with the translated sequence MIVVSDTTPLNILAQLGLIDLLPQLFGAVILTPGVVKELSHPSTPDIVKAVLEGPPPWLTILAPTMLLATPLPSGLGEREAISLAAELHADLLLADDKQARKTAQALGITVIGTLGILDAAARRGLVDFADAIARLKRTNFHVSAKLLDAVLKQHEQGS
- a CDS encoding UPF0175 family protein, which produces MTVTVHISENTEAAFQRAFGNNLDRVALESMCIEGYRAGKLSLGEVAAALGFETTITALEWLGHRGVSLNYSLEDFEADRENLSRVLGTNGA
- the atpC gene encoding ATP synthase F1 subunit epsilon codes for the protein MPQLKCIVVTPEQTVEDLPADFVALPLYDGELGVAPGHTPMIGRLGYGELRIVNAGQTTRYYVDGGFVEFADNIVSVLTNNAVPAKKLDAGKAQTQLEAAKSRPANTPELLAIRERDQQRARAQLRVARK
- the atpD gene encoding F0F1 ATP synthase subunit beta, whose amino-acid sequence is MSTATAQNYGRITQVIGSTFDVEFDDNQLPAIYNAVKVQGEHKGVSVNLTGEVQQHLGGGRVRVVALGSTDGLVRGQKCLDTGGPIKVPVGKATLGRVFNLVGEPIDNRGPVAADEYWPIHRDAPAVTELSTKTEVFETGIKVIDLLTPFVRGGKAGLFGGAGLGKTVILTELIARIASAHGGSSVFAGVGERTREGTDLWLEMQEAKIGDTGRSVIEQTCMVFGQMNEPPGARLRVALSALTMAEYFRDTTGTDTLLFVDNIFRFSQAGSEVSALLGRMPSAVGYQPTLATEMGALQERIASTSKGAITSVQAVYVPADDPTDPAPATAFGQLDAFLYLERSISEKGIYPAVDPLASSSRILDPQYVGARHYAIARRVQRTLQRYRQLQDIIAILGIDELSEEDKLVVSRARRMERFLSQPFLVAEVFTGKPGEITPLADTIRSFEEIADGKWDHLPEQAFMYVGAIEQAEEQAKKMAAKK
- a CDS encoding DUF4870 domain-containing protein, which codes for MFCHLSSLAGYVVPFGNLLGPLVVWLVSREKHPFIDDQGKESLNFQITLTLLLLISGILVCVGIGIVLLIVAAVYGFVMPIVAAVKSNKGELYRYPATLRLIT
- the atpA gene encoding F0F1 ATP synthase subunit alpha, with protein sequence MKFRADEIASVIQREIEQYQSEIDVREVGRVLEVGDGIARIYGLSNVMASEMVEFPNGTIGQAFNLEENSVGVIILGDYLQIAEGDEVKSTGRLLSVPVGDALIGRVVDPLGNPMDGKGPIVTSDRRPVEFMAPGIAGRQPVKEPMQTGIKAIDAMTPVGRGQRELVIGDRKTGKTAIGIDAIINQKNSGVKCFYVAIGQKESTVANVIEALRAAGAMDYTTVIVSGASSPAPLQYVAPYAGTAMAEYFMYNGGHCLIVYDDLSKQAVAYRQLSLLMRRPPGREAFPGDVFYCHSRLLERSAKLSDELGGGSLTSLPIIETLEGEVSAYIPTNVISITDGQIYLQPDLFFAGIRPAMNAGISVSRVGGNAQIKAMKKVAGGLRLDLASFRELEAFAQLGTDLDAATQSRLDRGYRMVELLKQGQYVPMDVFDQVLSIYAGTRGHLDKIPLDKCAEWESGFLTFIKEQRPDVRAKLVETKDISDDLAKQFEEAIAVYQKQFASKYDEVQGVPATAGKA
- the atpH gene encoding ATP synthase F1 subunit delta — encoded protein: MPNNAKNHERIDTGEQQVGVMYARSLIGATEAAGQSEAILAEFDSFIEDVLDKLPQFDSLLSTALVSAEEKAALLDRALKSQASTLFLNFLKVTANHGRLNCLRAIRRAAHEVYDKLRGRIPVVVRSATPLDAASEKQLTERLRGMLRGEPQLVREVDPELIGGLVIRVGDTVYDGSVARHLEQLRLQMIDRSVHEIQSRRDRFSHSA
- the atpF gene encoding F0F1 ATP synthase subunit B, which gives rise to MFARFVGAMLAVALVVALPASVLAQGAEAEVATEGEVQHAEPAAAHDAHAGAHEHIGEVGVNKQPEEFKSDLAIYSFVVFLILLAILTKFAWKPINAALEEREHKIAEHIAAAERQNAEAKQLLGEYDRKLAAAQDQVRAILDDARKDAEHAQQELLAKARLDAQTEMDRAKREIDTAKGQALKELAERSTDLAIGLASQIVRKELQQVDHAKLVQEAIAKLPSGDASRN
- the atpE gene encoding ATP synthase F0 subunit C; translated protein: MGDRFVIKFVRIMALMAVVTLSLVTPALAQDPVTPTTPAAAGWTLINLSAAFGVGLVVIGAASGIGKLASAALESMARQPEVAGNIQTAMIIAAALIEGFTFFALYICMTAV